The following coding sequences lie in one Opisthocomus hoazin isolate bOpiHoa1 chromosome 7, bOpiHoa1.hap1, whole genome shotgun sequence genomic window:
- the SIVA1 gene encoding apoptosis regulatory protein Siva, with translation MPKRSCPFGEAAPLQLKTRVGLRELSRGVRGEEYRREVFERTRRLLFRGAQAYMEGSGPTGPVPRSPRPGGEAQDGSVGRGWSRQLLIGHDGRLLRRPAAAEKVPPAGVSKACSSCVRTADAEEACAQCEQLVCRNCSRLCGCCSTVTCALCSTVDYGDVGEQVLCNGCSIFQV, from the exons atGCCGAAGCGCTCCTGCCCCTTCGGCGAAGCGGCCCCGCTCCAGCTGAAAACACGCGTGGGCCTCCGCGAGCTGAGCCGCGGCGTGCGGGGCGAGGAGTACCGCCGGGAGGTCTTCG AGAGGACCCGGCGGCTGCTCTTCAGGGGCGCCCAGGCCTACATGGAGGGCTCCGGGCCCACCGGCCCCGTCCCCCGCTCGCCGAGGCCCGGCGGGGAGGCGCAGGACGGCAGCGTGGGGCGCGGCTGGAGCCGGCAGCTGCTCATCGGCCACGACGGGAGGCTGCTGAggcggcccgccgccgccgagaAGG TTCCGCCCGCGGGAGTCTCCAAAGCCTGCTCGTCGTGCGTGAGGACCGCTGATGCCGAGGAAGCGTGCGCGCAGTGCGAGCAGCTCGTCTGCCGGAACTGCAGCAGGCTCTGCGGCTGCTGCAGCACCGTTACCTGTGCTCTGTGCTCCACTGTCGA tTATGGTGATGTTGGAGAGCAAGTTCTCTGCAATGGTTGTTCAATATTTCAAGTCTGA